In a single window of the Gossypium hirsutum isolate 1008001.06 chromosome D02, Gossypium_hirsutum_v2.1, whole genome shotgun sequence genome:
- the LOC107907636 gene encoding CASP-like protein 4D1: MASKKGMAIASLVLRLFTILFAAGCIVVLILDKAPNGGDSNVTFRDVIGYKYVFATAAVAAAYCLLLLPFTMYRACCTGKKLVRGPFLPALYFYGDKVVAFVLASGVGAGFLDTADLKVAYGDFFELFGEDFKDTPLEGFFNKGYVATALLAGAFLCMAILSQFSFPRRPPTDATNKGFFFR; encoded by the exons ATGGCATCCAAGAAGGGTATGGCAATTGCTAGCCTTGTGCTTAGacttttcactattttatttgcAGCTGGCTGTATAGTGGTTCTCATACTAGACAAGGCTCCCAACGGTGGCGATTCCAATGTAACATTCAGGGATGTCATTGGCTACAAGTATGTTTTCGCCACCGCTGCTGTTGCAGCAGCCTATTGCCTATTGCTGTTACCCTTTACAATGTACCGTGCTTGTTGTACCGGAAAGAAGCTCGTTCGTGGTCCTTTCTTGCCTGCCTTGTACTTTTATGGAGACAAG GTGGTTGCCTTTGTTTTGGCATCGGGTGTTGGTGCCGGTTTTTTGGACACTGCGGATCTGAAAGTAGCTTATGGTGATTTCTTCGAATTATTCGGGGAAGATTTCAAGGATACTCCCTTGGAAGGTTTCTTTAACAAGGGATATGTGGCGACGGCTCTTCTAGCAGGTGCATTCTTATGCATGGCTATTCTTTCACAATTTTCCTTCCCCCGCCGACCCCCCACCGACGCCACAAACAAAGGTTTCTTCTTCCGATGA